Proteins encoded together in one Venturia canescens isolate UGA chromosome 10, ASM1945775v1, whole genome shotgun sequence window:
- the Tmc gene encoding transmembrane channel-like protein 1 isoform X2, producing MLLFRFCASRRHIEVRVRRRIKRTSSDGAEKDEDDDDYSASISAIIQRRNSIRKSRRRNHARATSVVAEDDAYNFGVSPIMRRTSSVFTTSSGETAISMEEQRGSRGEEEDQQFGQLRESGAQEEIFENLKLHKEVISSIKLQPWKLGRKMKLVRRAKNYVTRHEGVLQERLAQSKNTRDAVARLSIFINKKWQYLRRELMNLETWMVPWELRIKEIESHFGSAVASYFIFLRWLFWINLVVSFVLTAFVAIPEVLMANPEEAGERKFMLPEEKVKSKHLLTLWEFEGVVKYSPFFYGWYTNQVSNRSVYKLPLAYFLANLIVYAYSFVAILRKMAENSRMSKLSEKEDECAFSWKLFTGWDFMIGNPETAHNRIAGIVLGFKESLLEEAEKEKKLGHWKIIAARIIVNLSVISLLVASAYAVVQVVARSTESDAESGGWWRQNEITIVMSLISYIFPLFFEILGIFENYHPRKQLRLQLARIMLLNLLNLYSLIFALFDKISSMDVELKSLKPTIESSSTRSFPSPPPPDSNFIKTKCEKVGVPCQESIYRYYGALASMSLLFMSNVSSLNETTSSLRYYDSSGINNDNETLAREIASKSSIYSADESAAIPGTPSMKVTSDELPPSPPLLNFQSSWSLDENYLGSVEEKNKNMNYVDYDSLNYPDSSEYDATSFTDVFNETSGRIETTIATTVSDSSTGQALPNDAISQTHTEIIRCYEIICNGCDSASSQTQRNNKYEEKYQGTGAASLPPLKLLDMKTRKKLRRLCWETMFGQELAKLTVMDLVLTIIATLGVDFLRALFIRFMNSWWCWDLEKQFPQYGDFKIAENILHLVNNQGLVWMGMFFSPGLTVLNLAKLGILMYLRSWAVLTCNVPHEVVFRASRSNNFYLALLLTMLFLCVLPVGYAIVWVEPSWHCGPFSGYPRIYHLATESLRNALPGETLHKCLDYIASPGIVIPLIVLMALIIYYMLSLASSLREANDDLKIQLRQERTEERRKMFRIAEKRGQLREAPFAKWKKILPVLASHEKSSETPVSKAISSFFDLKNRREARIRSINSEVDEATDDEQHFSLPHDPGAYSRERANSDMPGKKHACFNDDDRGTIPKIRVDTTGAPNQSNRQRSLEETTFRSDTTT from the exons ATGTTATTGTTTCGTTTTTGTGCGTCGAGGAGACACATCGAGGTTCGTGTGCGTCGCCGAATAA AGCGAACCTCTTCCGATGGAGCCGAAAAGGATGAAGACGATGACGATTATTCGGCGTCGATTAGTGCGATTATACAGAGAAGAAATTCCATCCGAAAGTCAAGAAGGAGAAATCACGCGAGAGCTACCTCCGTCGTTGCGGAGGATGATGCATATAATTTTGGAGTTTCTCCGATAATGAGACGAACGTCATCCGTTTTCACAACCAGCTCCGGGGA AACAGCGATATCGATGGAGGAGCAACGAGGGAGCAGAGGCGAGGAAGAGGACCAACAATTTGGACAGCTACGGGAGAGCGGGGCGCAAGAGgaaatctttgaaaatttgaaattgcaCAAGGAGGTGATAAGCTCGATAAAACTGCAGCCGTGGAAATtggggagaaaaatgaaactggTGCGGCGAGCGAAAAATTACGTAACAAGGCACGAGGGCGTTTTGCAGGAGAGACTGGCTCAGAGCAAAAACACGAGGGATGCCGTCGCGAGATTGTCCATCTTCATTAATaaa AAATGGCAATATTTGAGACGGGAATTGATGAATCTGGAAACGTGGATGGTGCCTTGGGAGCTACGGATCAAAGAAATCGAGTCTCATTTTGGCTCGGCGGTCGCTTCGTACTTTATATTTCTTCGTTGGCTGTTCTGGATTAATTTAGTCGTTTCCTTCGTACTCACCGCATTCGTCGCAATACCGGAAGTATTGATGGCCAATCCAGAAGAAGCCGGAGAGAGAAAATTTATGCTACccgaagaaaaagtaaaatcgAAGCATTTGCTTACGCTTTGGGAATTCGAGGGAGTTGTCAAGTACTCACCGTTCTTCTATGGATGGTATACCAATCAGGTTTCCAATAGAAGCGTATACAAACTTCCGTTGGCTTATTTTCTTGCTAATTTGATCGTCTACGCGTACAGCTTCGTCGCAATTTTACGCAA AATGGCGGAGAATTCTCGAATGAGCAAACTCTCGGAGAAGGAAGACGAATGCGCGTTCTCTTGGAAGCTCTTTACCGGTTGGGATTTTATGATCGGAAATCCGGAAACTGCCCACAATCGGATCGCCGGTATTGTCCTCGGCTTCAAAGAATCTCTCCTCGAGGAGgctgagaaggaaaaaaagcttgGCCA TTGGAAAATAATAGCGGCCCGAATTATTGTAAATCTCTCGGTGATATCGCTCTTGGTCGCTTCGGCTTACGCGGTCGTTCAAGTAGTAGCGAGAAGCACCGAGTCCGATGCGGAAAGCGGCGGTTGGTGGCGacaaaatgaaataacaatcGTCATGTCCCTCATATCTTACATATTTCCCCTATTCTTCGAGATACTGGGTATCTTTGAAAATTACCATCCTCGCAAACAATTGCGATTGCAATTGGCCAG aATTATGCTTCTCAATCTTCTCAATCTTTACTCGTTGATTTTTGCACTCTTCGATAAAATAAGCAGTATG GACGTCGAGTTAAAGTCTTTGAAGCCAACGATCGAGAGTAGTAGTACGCGGTCGTTCCCGTCCCCACCGCCGCCAGACTCAAATTTCATCAAGACAAAGTGTGAAAAAGTTGGTGTACCTTGCCAAGAATCAATTTATCGTTATTACGGAGCTTTGGCTTCGATGAGTCTCCTCTTTATGTCAAATGTGTCGTCCTTGAACGAGACAACCTCGAGTCTCCGATATTACGATTCATCGGGAATCAATAACGATAACGAGACTTTGGCGAGGGAAATAGCATCGAAATCAAGTATTTATTCCGCCGACGAATCAGCTGCTATTCCGGGGACTCCGAGTATGAAAGTAACTTCGGACGAAttgcccccctcccccccgtTGTTGAACTTTCAGTCGTCATGGTctctcgatgaaaattatCTCGGATccgtcgaagaaaaaaataaaaatatgaattacGTTGACTACGATTCGCTCAATTATCCAGACTCGTCGGAATATGACGCAACGAGTTTCACAGatgttttcaatgaaacgtccGGCAGAATCGAGACTACGATAGCAACGACGGTGAGTGACTCGAGTACCGGCCAGGCTCTTCCTAACGACGCGATATCCCAAACCCACACCGAAATTATCAGGTGTTACGAGATAATCTGTAACGGTTGCGATTCGGCATCATCGCAGACACAGAGGAACAACAAATACGAGGAAAAATATCAAGGGACGGGGG CAGCAAGTTTGCCTCCGTTGAAGCTTTTGGAcatgaaaactcgaaaaaaattacgacGACTCTGTTGGGAGACGATGTTTGGCCAGGAGTTGGCCAAGCTCACCGTCATGGATCTG GTACTGACGATCATCGCGACGCTGGGAGTTGACTTTCTTCGGGCTCTTTTTATACGTTTTATGAATTCGTGGTGGTGTTGGGACTTGGAGAAACAGTTTCCCCAATACGGGGATTTCAAGATTGCCGAGAATATATTACATCTCGTCAATAATCAGGGATTAGTTTGGATGGGAATGTTTTTCAGTCCTGGTTTGACCGTATTGAATCTGGCTAAATTGGGAATTCTCATGTATCTCAGATCTTGGGCTGTTTTGACGTGTAACGTGCCGCACGAAGTTGTCTTTCGAGCTTCGAG GTCCAACAACTTCTATCTCGCTCTCTTACTCACCATGCTGTTTCTTTGCGTTTTACCTGTCGGTTACGCAATCGTATGGGTCGAACCTTCGTGGCACTGCGGACCGTTTTCCGGCTATCCGAGAATTTACCACTTGGCTACGGAAAGTCTGAGAAACGCTCTGCCCGGAGAAACTCTCCACAA GTGCTTGGATTACATCGCGTCGCCTGGCATTGTAATTCCGCTTATCGTTCTTATGGCCCTCATTATTTACTACATGCTCTCTCTCGCCAGCTCTTTGAGGGAAGCCAACGACGATTTAAAG ATTCAGTTGCGCCAGGAAAGAACGGAGGAGCGACGTAAAATGTTCAGAATCGCCGAAAAAAGAGGACAACTTCGGGAGGCGCCATTcgcgaaatggaaaaaaattctcccgGTATTGGCGTCCCATGAGAAATCAAGCGAAACACCGGTTTCAAAAG CTATAAgcagttttttcgatttaaaaaatcgtcgagAGGCGAGAATTCGATCGATTAATTCGGAGGTCGACGAGGCAACGGACGATGAGCAACATTTTTCGCTTCCTCACGATCCTGGGGCTTATTCGCGCGAAAGAGCCAACTCTGACATGCCCGGGAAAAAACACGCTTGTTTCAACGACGA CGATCGAGGGACCATTCCGAAAATTCGTGTAGACACCACAGGAGCCCCGAATCAATCTAATCGACAGCGGAGTCTCGAAGAAACAACCTTCAGATCAGACACGACGACTTga
- the Tmc gene encoding transmembrane channel-like protein 3 isoform X4, whose protein sequence is MLLFRFCASRRHIEVRVRRRIKRTSSDGAEKDEDDDDYSASISAIIQRRNSIRKSRRRNHARATSVVAEDDAYNFGVSPIMRRTSSVFTTSSGETAISMEEQRGSRGEEEDQQFGQLRESGAQEEIFENLKLHKEVISSIKLQPWKLGRKMKLVRRAKNYVTRHEGVLQERLAQSKNTRDAVARLSIFINKKWQYLRRELMNLETWMVPWELRIKEIESHFGSAVASYFIFLRWLFWINLVVSFVLTAFVAIPEVLMANPEEAGERKFMLPEEKVKSKHLLTLWEFEGVVKYSPFFYGWYTNQVSNRSVYKLPLAYFLANLIVYAYSFVAILRKMAENSRMSKLSEKEDECAFSWKLFTGWDFMIGNPETAHNRIAGIVLGFKESLLEEAEKEKKLGHWKIIAARIIVNLSVISLLVASAYAVVQVVARSTESDAESGGWWRQNEITIVMSLISYIFPLFFEILGIFENYHPRKQLRLQLARIMLLNLLNLYSLIFALFDKISSMDVELKSLKPTIESSSTRSFPSPPPPDSNFIKTKCEKVGVPCQESIYRYYGALASMSLLFMSNVSSLNETTSSLRYYDSSGINNDNETLAREIASKSSIYSADESAAIPGTPSMKVTSDELPPSPPLLNFQSSWSLDENYLGSVEEKNKNMNYVDYDSLNYPDSSEYDATSFTDVFNETSGRIETTIATTVSDSSTGQALPNDAISQTHTEIIRCYEIICNGCDSASSQTQRNNKYEEKYQGTGASLPPLKLLDMKTRKKLRRLCWETMFGQELAKLTVMDLVLTIIATLGVDFLRALFIRFMNSWWCWDLEKQFPQYGDFKIAENILHLVNNQGLVWMGMFFSPGLTVLNLAKLGILMYLRSWAVLTCNVPHEVVFRASRSNNFYLALLLTMLFLCVLPVGYAIVWVEPSWHCGPFSGYPRIYHLATESLRNALPGETLHKCLDYIASPGIVIPLIVLMALIIYYMLSLASSLREANDDLKIQLRQERTEERRKMFRIAEKRGQLREAPFAKWKKILPVLASHEKSSETPVSKAISSFFDLKNRREARIRSINSEVDEATDDEQHFSLPHDPGAYSRERANSDMPGKKHACFNDDDRGTIPKIRVDTTGAPNQSNRQRSLEETTFRSDTTT, encoded by the exons ATGTTATTGTTTCGTTTTTGTGCGTCGAGGAGACACATCGAGGTTCGTGTGCGTCGCCGAATAA AGCGAACCTCTTCCGATGGAGCCGAAAAGGATGAAGACGATGACGATTATTCGGCGTCGATTAGTGCGATTATACAGAGAAGAAATTCCATCCGAAAGTCAAGAAGGAGAAATCACGCGAGAGCTACCTCCGTCGTTGCGGAGGATGATGCATATAATTTTGGAGTTTCTCCGATAATGAGACGAACGTCATCCGTTTTCACAACCAGCTCCGGGGA AACAGCGATATCGATGGAGGAGCAACGAGGGAGCAGAGGCGAGGAAGAGGACCAACAATTTGGACAGCTACGGGAGAGCGGGGCGCAAGAGgaaatctttgaaaatttgaaattgcaCAAGGAGGTGATAAGCTCGATAAAACTGCAGCCGTGGAAATtggggagaaaaatgaaactggTGCGGCGAGCGAAAAATTACGTAACAAGGCACGAGGGCGTTTTGCAGGAGAGACTGGCTCAGAGCAAAAACACGAGGGATGCCGTCGCGAGATTGTCCATCTTCATTAATaaa AAATGGCAATATTTGAGACGGGAATTGATGAATCTGGAAACGTGGATGGTGCCTTGGGAGCTACGGATCAAAGAAATCGAGTCTCATTTTGGCTCGGCGGTCGCTTCGTACTTTATATTTCTTCGTTGGCTGTTCTGGATTAATTTAGTCGTTTCCTTCGTACTCACCGCATTCGTCGCAATACCGGAAGTATTGATGGCCAATCCAGAAGAAGCCGGAGAGAGAAAATTTATGCTACccgaagaaaaagtaaaatcgAAGCATTTGCTTACGCTTTGGGAATTCGAGGGAGTTGTCAAGTACTCACCGTTCTTCTATGGATGGTATACCAATCAGGTTTCCAATAGAAGCGTATACAAACTTCCGTTGGCTTATTTTCTTGCTAATTTGATCGTCTACGCGTACAGCTTCGTCGCAATTTTACGCAA AATGGCGGAGAATTCTCGAATGAGCAAACTCTCGGAGAAGGAAGACGAATGCGCGTTCTCTTGGAAGCTCTTTACCGGTTGGGATTTTATGATCGGAAATCCGGAAACTGCCCACAATCGGATCGCCGGTATTGTCCTCGGCTTCAAAGAATCTCTCCTCGAGGAGgctgagaaggaaaaaaagcttgGCCA TTGGAAAATAATAGCGGCCCGAATTATTGTAAATCTCTCGGTGATATCGCTCTTGGTCGCTTCGGCTTACGCGGTCGTTCAAGTAGTAGCGAGAAGCACCGAGTCCGATGCGGAAAGCGGCGGTTGGTGGCGacaaaatgaaataacaatcGTCATGTCCCTCATATCTTACATATTTCCCCTATTCTTCGAGATACTGGGTATCTTTGAAAATTACCATCCTCGCAAACAATTGCGATTGCAATTGGCCAG aATTATGCTTCTCAATCTTCTCAATCTTTACTCGTTGATTTTTGCACTCTTCGATAAAATAAGCAGTATG GACGTCGAGTTAAAGTCTTTGAAGCCAACGATCGAGAGTAGTAGTACGCGGTCGTTCCCGTCCCCACCGCCGCCAGACTCAAATTTCATCAAGACAAAGTGTGAAAAAGTTGGTGTACCTTGCCAAGAATCAATTTATCGTTATTACGGAGCTTTGGCTTCGATGAGTCTCCTCTTTATGTCAAATGTGTCGTCCTTGAACGAGACAACCTCGAGTCTCCGATATTACGATTCATCGGGAATCAATAACGATAACGAGACTTTGGCGAGGGAAATAGCATCGAAATCAAGTATTTATTCCGCCGACGAATCAGCTGCTATTCCGGGGACTCCGAGTATGAAAGTAACTTCGGACGAAttgcccccctcccccccgtTGTTGAACTTTCAGTCGTCATGGTctctcgatgaaaattatCTCGGATccgtcgaagaaaaaaataaaaatatgaattacGTTGACTACGATTCGCTCAATTATCCAGACTCGTCGGAATATGACGCAACGAGTTTCACAGatgttttcaatgaaacgtccGGCAGAATCGAGACTACGATAGCAACGACGGTGAGTGACTCGAGTACCGGCCAGGCTCTTCCTAACGACGCGATATCCCAAACCCACACCGAAATTATCAGGTGTTACGAGATAATCTGTAACGGTTGCGATTCGGCATCATCGCAGACACAGAGGAACAACAAATACGAGGAAAAATATCAAGGGACGGGGG CAAGTTTGCCTCCGTTGAAGCTTTTGGAcatgaaaactcgaaaaaaattacgacGACTCTGTTGGGAGACGATGTTTGGCCAGGAGTTGGCCAAGCTCACCGTCATGGATCTG GTACTGACGATCATCGCGACGCTGGGAGTTGACTTTCTTCGGGCTCTTTTTATACGTTTTATGAATTCGTGGTGGTGTTGGGACTTGGAGAAACAGTTTCCCCAATACGGGGATTTCAAGATTGCCGAGAATATATTACATCTCGTCAATAATCAGGGATTAGTTTGGATGGGAATGTTTTTCAGTCCTGGTTTGACCGTATTGAATCTGGCTAAATTGGGAATTCTCATGTATCTCAGATCTTGGGCTGTTTTGACGTGTAACGTGCCGCACGAAGTTGTCTTTCGAGCTTCGAG GTCCAACAACTTCTATCTCGCTCTCTTACTCACCATGCTGTTTCTTTGCGTTTTACCTGTCGGTTACGCAATCGTATGGGTCGAACCTTCGTGGCACTGCGGACCGTTTTCCGGCTATCCGAGAATTTACCACTTGGCTACGGAAAGTCTGAGAAACGCTCTGCCCGGAGAAACTCTCCACAA GTGCTTGGATTACATCGCGTCGCCTGGCATTGTAATTCCGCTTATCGTTCTTATGGCCCTCATTATTTACTACATGCTCTCTCTCGCCAGCTCTTTGAGGGAAGCCAACGACGATTTAAAG ATTCAGTTGCGCCAGGAAAGAACGGAGGAGCGACGTAAAATGTTCAGAATCGCCGAAAAAAGAGGACAACTTCGGGAGGCGCCATTcgcgaaatggaaaaaaattctcccgGTATTGGCGTCCCATGAGAAATCAAGCGAAACACCGGTTTCAAAAG CTATAAgcagttttttcgatttaaaaaatcgtcgagAGGCGAGAATTCGATCGATTAATTCGGAGGTCGACGAGGCAACGGACGATGAGCAACATTTTTCGCTTCCTCACGATCCTGGGGCTTATTCGCGCGAAAGAGCCAACTCTGACATGCCCGGGAAAAAACACGCTTGTTTCAACGACGA CGATCGAGGGACCATTCCGAAAATTCGTGTAGACACCACAGGAGCCCCGAATCAATCTAATCGACAGCGGAGTCTCGAAGAAACAACCTTCAGATCAGACACGACGACTTga
- the Tmc gene encoding transmembrane channel-like protein 3 isoform X3, with protein MLLFRFCASRRHIEVRVRRRIKRTSSDGAEKDEDDDDYSASISAIIQRRNSIRKSRRRNHARATSVVAEDDAYNFGVSPIMRRTSSVFTTSSGETAISMEEQRGSRGEEEDQQFGQLRESGAQEEIFENLKLHKEVISSIKLQPWKLGRKMKLVRRAKNYVTRHEGVLQERLAQSKNTRDAVARLSIFINKKWQYLRRELMNLETWMVPWELRIKEIESHFGSAVASYFIFLRWLFWINLVVSFVLTAFVAIPEVLMANPEEAGERKFMLPEEKVKSKHLLTLWEFEGVVKYSPFFYGWYTNQVSNRSVYKLPLAYFLANLIVYAYSFVAILRKMAENSRMSKLSEKEDECAFSWKLFTGWDFMIGNPETAHNRIAGIVLGFKESLLEEAEKEKKLGHWKIIAARIIVNLSVISLLVASAYAVVQVVARSTESDAESGGWWRQNEITIVMSLISYIFPLFFEILGIFENYHPRKQLRLQLARIMLLNLLNLYSLIFALFDKISSMDVELKSLKPTIESSSTRSFPSPPPPDSNFIKTKCEKVGVPCQESIYRYYGALASMSLLFMSNVSSLNETTSSLRYYDSSGINNDNETLAREIASKSSIYSADESAAIPGTPSMKVTSDELPPSPPLLNFQSSWSLDENYLGSVEEKNKNMNYVDYDSLNYPDSSEYDATSFTDVFNETSGRIETTIATTVSDSSTGQALPNDAISQTHTEIIRCYEIICNGCDSASSQTQRNNKYEEKYQGTGGASLPPLKLLDMKTRKKLRRLCWETMFGQELAKLTVMDLVLTIIATLGVDFLRALFIRFMNSWWCWDLEKQFPQYGDFKIAENILHLVNNQGLVWMGMFFSPGLTVLNLAKLGILMYLRSWAVLTCNVPHEVVFRASRSNNFYLALLLTMLFLCVLPVGYAIVWVEPSWHCGPFSGYPRIYHLATESLRNALPGETLHKCLDYIASPGIVIPLIVLMALIIYYMLSLASSLREANDDLKIQLRQERTEERRKMFRIAEKRGQLREAPFAKWKKILPVLASHEKSSETPVSKAISSFFDLKNRREARIRSINSEVDEATDDEQHFSLPHDPGAYSRERANSDMPGKKHACFNDDDRGTIPKIRVDTTGAPNQSNRQRSLEETTFRSDTTT; from the exons ATGTTATTGTTTCGTTTTTGTGCGTCGAGGAGACACATCGAGGTTCGTGTGCGTCGCCGAATAA AGCGAACCTCTTCCGATGGAGCCGAAAAGGATGAAGACGATGACGATTATTCGGCGTCGATTAGTGCGATTATACAGAGAAGAAATTCCATCCGAAAGTCAAGAAGGAGAAATCACGCGAGAGCTACCTCCGTCGTTGCGGAGGATGATGCATATAATTTTGGAGTTTCTCCGATAATGAGACGAACGTCATCCGTTTTCACAACCAGCTCCGGGGA AACAGCGATATCGATGGAGGAGCAACGAGGGAGCAGAGGCGAGGAAGAGGACCAACAATTTGGACAGCTACGGGAGAGCGGGGCGCAAGAGgaaatctttgaaaatttgaaattgcaCAAGGAGGTGATAAGCTCGATAAAACTGCAGCCGTGGAAATtggggagaaaaatgaaactggTGCGGCGAGCGAAAAATTACGTAACAAGGCACGAGGGCGTTTTGCAGGAGAGACTGGCTCAGAGCAAAAACACGAGGGATGCCGTCGCGAGATTGTCCATCTTCATTAATaaa AAATGGCAATATTTGAGACGGGAATTGATGAATCTGGAAACGTGGATGGTGCCTTGGGAGCTACGGATCAAAGAAATCGAGTCTCATTTTGGCTCGGCGGTCGCTTCGTACTTTATATTTCTTCGTTGGCTGTTCTGGATTAATTTAGTCGTTTCCTTCGTACTCACCGCATTCGTCGCAATACCGGAAGTATTGATGGCCAATCCAGAAGAAGCCGGAGAGAGAAAATTTATGCTACccgaagaaaaagtaaaatcgAAGCATTTGCTTACGCTTTGGGAATTCGAGGGAGTTGTCAAGTACTCACCGTTCTTCTATGGATGGTATACCAATCAGGTTTCCAATAGAAGCGTATACAAACTTCCGTTGGCTTATTTTCTTGCTAATTTGATCGTCTACGCGTACAGCTTCGTCGCAATTTTACGCAA AATGGCGGAGAATTCTCGAATGAGCAAACTCTCGGAGAAGGAAGACGAATGCGCGTTCTCTTGGAAGCTCTTTACCGGTTGGGATTTTATGATCGGAAATCCGGAAACTGCCCACAATCGGATCGCCGGTATTGTCCTCGGCTTCAAAGAATCTCTCCTCGAGGAGgctgagaaggaaaaaaagcttgGCCA TTGGAAAATAATAGCGGCCCGAATTATTGTAAATCTCTCGGTGATATCGCTCTTGGTCGCTTCGGCTTACGCGGTCGTTCAAGTAGTAGCGAGAAGCACCGAGTCCGATGCGGAAAGCGGCGGTTGGTGGCGacaaaatgaaataacaatcGTCATGTCCCTCATATCTTACATATTTCCCCTATTCTTCGAGATACTGGGTATCTTTGAAAATTACCATCCTCGCAAACAATTGCGATTGCAATTGGCCAG aATTATGCTTCTCAATCTTCTCAATCTTTACTCGTTGATTTTTGCACTCTTCGATAAAATAAGCAGTATG GACGTCGAGTTAAAGTCTTTGAAGCCAACGATCGAGAGTAGTAGTACGCGGTCGTTCCCGTCCCCACCGCCGCCAGACTCAAATTTCATCAAGACAAAGTGTGAAAAAGTTGGTGTACCTTGCCAAGAATCAATTTATCGTTATTACGGAGCTTTGGCTTCGATGAGTCTCCTCTTTATGTCAAATGTGTCGTCCTTGAACGAGACAACCTCGAGTCTCCGATATTACGATTCATCGGGAATCAATAACGATAACGAGACTTTGGCGAGGGAAATAGCATCGAAATCAAGTATTTATTCCGCCGACGAATCAGCTGCTATTCCGGGGACTCCGAGTATGAAAGTAACTTCGGACGAAttgcccccctcccccccgtTGTTGAACTTTCAGTCGTCATGGTctctcgatgaaaattatCTCGGATccgtcgaagaaaaaaataaaaatatgaattacGTTGACTACGATTCGCTCAATTATCCAGACTCGTCGGAATATGACGCAACGAGTTTCACAGatgttttcaatgaaacgtccGGCAGAATCGAGACTACGATAGCAACGACGGTGAGTGACTCGAGTACCGGCCAGGCTCTTCCTAACGACGCGATATCCCAAACCCACACCGAAATTATCAGGTGTTACGAGATAATCTGTAACGGTTGCGATTCGGCATCATCGCAGACACAGAGGAACAACAAATACGAGGAAAAATATCAAGGGACGGGGGGGG CAAGTTTGCCTCCGTTGAAGCTTTTGGAcatgaaaactcgaaaaaaattacgacGACTCTGTTGGGAGACGATGTTTGGCCAGGAGTTGGCCAAGCTCACCGTCATGGATCTG GTACTGACGATCATCGCGACGCTGGGAGTTGACTTTCTTCGGGCTCTTTTTATACGTTTTATGAATTCGTGGTGGTGTTGGGACTTGGAGAAACAGTTTCCCCAATACGGGGATTTCAAGATTGCCGAGAATATATTACATCTCGTCAATAATCAGGGATTAGTTTGGATGGGAATGTTTTTCAGTCCTGGTTTGACCGTATTGAATCTGGCTAAATTGGGAATTCTCATGTATCTCAGATCTTGGGCTGTTTTGACGTGTAACGTGCCGCACGAAGTTGTCTTTCGAGCTTCGAG GTCCAACAACTTCTATCTCGCTCTCTTACTCACCATGCTGTTTCTTTGCGTTTTACCTGTCGGTTACGCAATCGTATGGGTCGAACCTTCGTGGCACTGCGGACCGTTTTCCGGCTATCCGAGAATTTACCACTTGGCTACGGAAAGTCTGAGAAACGCTCTGCCCGGAGAAACTCTCCACAA GTGCTTGGATTACATCGCGTCGCCTGGCATTGTAATTCCGCTTATCGTTCTTATGGCCCTCATTATTTACTACATGCTCTCTCTCGCCAGCTCTTTGAGGGAAGCCAACGACGATTTAAAG ATTCAGTTGCGCCAGGAAAGAACGGAGGAGCGACGTAAAATGTTCAGAATCGCCGAAAAAAGAGGACAACTTCGGGAGGCGCCATTcgcgaaatggaaaaaaattctcccgGTATTGGCGTCCCATGAGAAATCAAGCGAAACACCGGTTTCAAAAG CTATAAgcagttttttcgatttaaaaaatcgtcgagAGGCGAGAATTCGATCGATTAATTCGGAGGTCGACGAGGCAACGGACGATGAGCAACATTTTTCGCTTCCTCACGATCCTGGGGCTTATTCGCGCGAAAGAGCCAACTCTGACATGCCCGGGAAAAAACACGCTTGTTTCAACGACGA CGATCGAGGGACCATTCCGAAAATTCGTGTAGACACCACAGGAGCCCCGAATCAATCTAATCGACAGCGGAGTCTCGAAGAAACAACCTTCAGATCAGACACGACGACTTga